The nucleotide sequence CTCCACTGGCAATAGCCTTCATCCCCGATACCAACTTCCGCAATTTCCTTGTTGCAAATTATCCAACATTTATGGATGCGAATGACAGCCTGCTGATTGACTCGGCTGCTACGCTTACCGGTACATTGGATTGTAGTGCTCAAAATATTGCTGATCTGACGGGAGTGCAATACTTTGTTAATATTGGAATTCTTTATTGTTTTAATAATCAATTAACCGCCCTGCCTGACCTTTCGAATAATACTGCTTTGCAACAGCTTCATTGTGCTTTTAATCAATTAACCGCCCTGCCTGACCTTTCGAATAATACCGCTCTGCTACGGATTTATTGTTATAGTAATCAATTAACCGCCCTGCCTGCCCTTACGAATAATACCGCTTTGCAATGGCTTTATTGTTATAATAATCAATTAACCACCCTGCCTGACCTTACGAATAATACCACTTTGCAACAGCTTCGTTGTTATAATAATCCATTAACCGCCCTGCCTGACCTTACGAATAATATCGCCTTGCAATGGCTTGATTGTTATAATAATAAATTAGACTTTTCAGATGCAAGAGAATTAAGAATAGCTGATATCATCTCAACGCTTACCACCTATACCTACAGCCCGCAAAATCCTTTTGGTGTGGCAGACACCTTTAACCTCTATACGGGATATACACTCTCATTAAGTATTGCCAGCCAGGATTCTGCCCTTAGCTACCAGTGGTTTAGGGGAACAGATACTATTGCGGGCGCTACGGATACGCTTTTAGTTATTCCAAATGTTACATTAGCAGACAGTGGGGTTTACATCTGCAGGTCGTATGGGACAGCATTGGATACCAATAACATGATCTTTGTGCCTGGCATTACTGAGTTTGTTTCAGAGCCTTTCACAGTAATCATTGTACCAGACACAAGACCCAAAGCCTTCATCCCCGACACCAATTTCCGGGCTTTTCTCAATACCACCTACCCAACTTTTATGGATGGTTCTGGTGACAGCCTGCTGATTGACTCAGCTGCCACGCTTACGGGTACATTGAATTGCAGTGCTCAAAATATTGCTGATCTGACGGGAGTGCAATACTTTGTTAATATTGGAATTCTTTATTGTTTTAATAATCAATTAACCGCCCTGCTTGCTTTGGATAGCCTTACATCTTTACAACAGCTTTATTGTAATAACAATCAATTAACCGCATTACCTGATTTATCAGCTAATACTGCTTTACAACAGCTTTATTGTAATGCTAATCAATTAACCGCATTACCTGATTTATCAGCTAATACTGCTTTACAAGTGCTTAATTGTGTTAATAATCAATTAACCGCATTACCTGATTTATCGGCAAATACTGCTTTACAATTTCTTTATTGTTATAATAATCAATTAACCGCATTACCTGATCTGTCAGCAAATACTGCTTTACAAGGGCTTTATTGTTATGGTAATAAACTTGACTTTTCAGATGCAAGAGAGTTAAGAATAGCTGATACCATTTCATCGCTTATTGCCTATACCTACAGCCCGCAAAATCCTTTTGGTGTGGCAGACACCTTTAATTTCTTTACAGGAGATACACTCAAATTAAGCATCGCAAACCAGGATTCTGCTTTGAGCTACCAGTGGTTCAGGGGGGTAGATACGATTGCTGGGGCTACAGATACACTGTTAGTTATCCCAAATGCAACACTGGCAGACAGCGGGGTTTATACCAGCAGGTCTTACGGCACAGCATTAGATACAAACAATATGATTTGGGCACCGGGTATCACCGAGTTTGTTTCAGAGCCATTTACTGTAAATATCAGCAGCATGCCGCCCTTTGTAGCCAAAGCCTTCATCCCCGATACCAACTTCCGCAATTTCCTTAACGCTACTTACCCCGGTTTTATGGTAGGTGACAGCTTGCTTATTGACTCGGCTGCTACGCTGACCGGCACATTGAATTGCAGTGCTCAAAATATTGCTGATCTGACCGGAGTGGAATACTTTGTTAATATTGCATGGCTTTATTGTTATACTAATCTATTAACCGCCTTGCCGGCTTTGGGTAGTCTTACCGCTTTACAACGGCTTATTTGTTATTCTAATTACTTAACTGTCTTACCTGATTTCTCGGCTAATACCGCTTTACAATATCTTCAATGTCATTTTAATCAATTAACCGCCTTACCTGCTTTGGATAGTCTTACCGCTTTACAACGGCTTCTTTGTGATAATAATCTATTAACTGCCTTACCTGATCTTACGATTAATACTGCTTTACAAATACTTTCTTGTTTTAATAATCAATTAACTTCCTTGCCTGATCTGTCTGCTAATCCTGCTTTACTAATTCTTGATTGTCAAAACAACAAATTTGATTTTTCAGACGCAAGAGAATTAAGAATAGCCGATACCATTTCAACGCTTATTGCCTATAGCTACAGTCCGCAAAATCCTTTTGGTGTTGCAGATACTTTTAATTTGAATATGGGAGACACACTAGTTCTAAGCATCGCAAGCCAGGATTCCGCATTGAGCTATCAGTGGTTCAGGGGGGCAGATACCATTGCAGGTGGCACAGATACTCTGTTAATTATTCCAAATGTTACAGTGGCAGACAGCGGTGTTTATACATGCAGGTCTTACGGAACGGCATTGGATACTAATAATATGACCTTTGCCCCCGGCATCATTAGTTTTGTTTCAGAGCCACTGTCGGTAAAAATAAACATGCTGCCTTCCCTTAAAGCCTTCATCCCCGACACCAACTTCCGCAATTTCCTTGTTGCAAATTATCCATCATTTATGGATGCGAATGACAGCCTGCTTATTGACTCGGCTGCTACGCTTACCGGTACATTAGATTGCAATTCTCAAAATATTGCTGACTTGACGGGAGTGGAATACTTTGTTAATATTACATGGCTTTATTGCCAAATTAATCAATTGACTTCTTTACCTGATCTGTCTGCCAATACCAGTTTAACTCGTCTTATTTGTAGCGCTAATCAATTAACCACTTTACCTGATTTGTCAGCTAATACTACTTTGCTATGGATTTATTGTCAGAGTAATTTATTAGACAGTTTGCCTGATCTCACGAATAATACTGCTTTAACAGAACTTCGTTGTCATACTAATCAATTAACTGCCTTACCAAACCTGTCTGCTAATATTGCTTTAACACAGCTTCAGTGTTATAATAATCAATTGACTGTCTTACCTGATCTGTCGAATAATACTTCTTTAGTATTGCTTTATTGTTTTGATAATCAATTAACTTCCTTGCCTGATCTGTCAGCAAATACTGCTTTAGTTGATCTTCGTTGTTTGAATAACAAATTCGACTTTTCAGATGCCAGGGAATTAAGAATAGCCGATACTACTTCAACACTTACTACCTATTTCTACAGCCCGCAAAATCCTTTTGGCATGGCAGATACTTTTAATTTTAATGAAGGTGATACACTGATATTAAGCATTGCCAGCCAGGATTCTGCTTTGAGCTACCAGTGGTTCAGGGGAACGGATACCATAACGGGCGCTACGGATACACTTTTAACAATACCAAATGTTACACTGGCAGACAGCGGGATCTATACCTGCAGGTCTTACGGCACAGCGCTGCTATTCCCTTCTCATATGAGCTTTTCTCCGGGCATCAGCAGCTTTGTTTCCGAGCCGTTTAAGGTAAATATCTTTTCAGGAGCTCTAACTGCTTCAATATCTTACATAAAAAATGTTTCCTGCAACGGAGTCCAGGATGGAGAAGCAGCGGTAACTGCAACAGGAGGCACTCCCCCTTACACCTACCAATGGGATGATCCATTAGCACAAACAACGGATACAGCGAAGTACTTGTTGGCAGGAAATTATTCTGTTATTGTTACGGATTCAGCCGGAGCAGTAGATACTGCTTTTGTAACTATTACTGAACCTTTCGTTTTAACTGCGATCATCACCGGTACGAATGTAACCTCATGTGGCGGCAGTGACGGAGCGGCAAACCTGATAGTTTCAGGCGGCACACAACCCTATACTTTTAATTGGCTGTCTGGCGATACAACCGAAGACCTTGCAGGGCTTAGCGCAGGAACATATTCGGTGTCAGTAACCGACTCAAACGGATGTACTGCCAATGCCAGTGTTACCATCTCAGAGCCACCCGCAATAACCCTTGGCATTATTGGTACAGATGTAACCACATGCGGAGGCAGTAACGGGACAGCAAACCTGACCGTTATCGGTGGCGTTGCTCCTTATACTTTCATTTGGTCCACTGGAGCTACAACCGAAGATATCACATCTTTAGTTCCCGGCACCTATTCAGTAACCGTTATTGATTCCAATGGCTGTACGGTCAGTGATGCCGTTACTATCAGCGGTTTTGCAACAATTACTGTTTCCTTTACAACCACAGGCGCCTTATGCAACGGGCAATGTGACGGTTCGGCTACGGTCACCGCAAGCGGGGGAACGCCTCCTTACACATACCTTTGGTCAGATGGCCAGACAGATTCTACTGCTGCCAACTTATGTGCAGGAACATATAATATCATTGTGACAGACGCCAATGCGTGCGAGGCAACCGGTAGTGTTAATGTTTCCGAGCCGGCTCCTCTTACACTTACCATGACCACGTTTGATGCCACATGCGGGAATTCCGATGGCATTGCTATAGTAAGCGCAAGCGGAGGAATAGCCCCTTATGAGTATTCATGGTCAAGCGGAGATACTACTGAAACAGACTCGGCATTAGCTGCAGGTATTAATTATGTGATCGTCACTGACACTAATGGCTGCATCGCTTATGGTGTTGCTGCCATCAGTAATACAACACCTACGATAACGCTCAATTCAGTAGTCAATCTCAATTGCAGTGCAGATGCTGACGGTTCTATTGATATAAGTGTTTCAGGCGGCCTTTTGCCATATACATTTTTATGGTCAAATGGAGGTACTACTGAAGATATATCCGGTCTTATTGGCGGGATCTATGAAGTTACCGTTGCTGATTCGACCGGCTGTATTGCCACTCAAAGCATCACGGTCTCAGCGCCTGCCCCGTTAACATTATCTGTTACTGAGGTTGATGCAAGCTGTAACGGCTCCGATGGCAGCGCTACGGTAAATGTAAGCGGAGGAACACCTCCTTATTCCTATTTTTGGTCAACGTTTGGAACAGATTCATCACAATCGGGACTGGCAGCAGGTATTTATCTCGTGAACGTCTTTGATGCGAACGGCTGTTTCAACTCTATCACAGCAGTGATAAGCAATGCCGGAGGGCCGGTCATTACCCTGAATTTACAAACCAACACAAGCTGTGGCAGCCCTTCAGGAGGGGCGATAGATATAAATGTAACAGGGGGCGCCTTGCCTTACACCTACCTATGGTCAAATGGACTTACAACCCAGGATATAAATAACCTGACAGATACATCATATAATGTCATAATTACAGATTCTAATGGCTGTATTGGTACTGCGAGTTTCTCTATTTCCCAAAAACTTCCCTTATCTCAAGCGATTTGTATCGTTACGGTTGATAGCGCAACGGGAAAGAATCTCATCGTTTGGGAGAAAAACCCAGGTCCCTCCTTTTACAATATTTACAAAGAAGGCACCGCAGCCAATGTTTATTTCCTCCTTGCAAGCGTGCCGTATGATTCTGTGAGTACTTTTCTTGATATTTTAGCCGATCCTAAGCAAAGGTCTTGGAGATATAAAATTACAGCAGTAGATTCCTGCGGCAACGAATCAGCGTTGAGCCAGTTGCACAAAACCATGCACCTGACCATGAACCTCGGCTTAGGCGGAGTGATCAATCTTATCTGGGATCATTATGAAGGGTTTAATTTTGGAACTTATTACATTTACAGGGGAACACTAGCTTTACCATCGCTTGATTCAATTTATGCTATTGCCAGTAACAACCATTCCTGGACCGACCTTAACCCTCCGGTTACTCCGGAGCTATTTTACCAAGTTGCAGCAGTGCATCCTACAGAATGTTCACCAACGTTCCTAACGCTCGGAGCGTTAGGAACGCCAGATCAAAAAAAGGTACTCGTTTACAATTCAGCCAGGTCAAATGTATCCAACCGGCTTGTACCTACCGGTATTCCAAACCTACGAGGTTTCCAAAATCTCGTAAGTTTCAACGTTTATCCTAATCCCTATATGGGTAAAACAGAGATCACCTGGTTTTTAAATAAAAAAGCTAATGTCTCATTAGAGGTATATAATATCCTGGGCAAAAAGATAGAGATTTTAGTTAACGAAGAACAGATCAGTGGAAAGCACCGGTATAGTTTCAGTGCAAAGGGTTTGGGTTATACTTCCGGAGTTTATGTTTTGAAGTTGATTGTGGATGATGGGGTGTACACTAAACAGTTGGTGGAATTTTAACCACAGATTTCACAGATTACACAGATTTTTTTTAAAAAAAACTTAACCGGTTAATCATTTTTTAAATATTGAGTCCACTCTAAAAACTCAATTCAATTACACGTTTCTGTGAGATTAACGCTATATCCTTGCACCTCCTGTCCATTTTTATCTCTATAGGTAGCATCCTCATCAAAAGGCGATTGCAGGGAATCTGCTCTGATTTATCTGAAAACAACTGCTTAAAAGGTAACTCATCAATTTTGCTGGTGATGTGTTGCCAAAACAAATTGTGCCAGCCCTGTTTATCTTCGTAGCGTTTTTATGAGAATAAATCAAAAAAAATCTTTAGAGTCTTGTCATTGCGAGCGAGGTACGAGCGAAGCAATCTGTTCATAGAAAGTAGTATAATTAAACAGATTGCTTCGGTCGCTGCGCTCCCTCGCAATGACAGTTTTGTTAAATAGATTGCTTCCCGACCTGCGGTGCGGGACAGGTCGGCTGCGCCTCGCAATGACAGTAATGTTGAAAGGATTGCTTTGCCTGTGACTCACTATGGCAATACTATTATGGATAAAATATGTCACGTTTATATATTAACCAATAAAAATCACACTGTATTATATACTGGTGTTACGAGTGATTTATTCACAAGAGTTTATGAACATAAAGAGAAATTATATAAAGGATTTACAAGTAAATATAATGTAAACAAATTAGTTTATTATGAGGAATTTGATGATATTGAAGAGGCTATAGCAAGAGAAAAGCAAATTAAAGCTGGTTCGCGTAAAAGGAAAATTGAATTAATAAATTCAATGAATCCAGAATGGAATGATTTGTATGATAATTTAGAATGGTAGGGTTCTTAAAGAGAATTGTCATTGCGAGCGAGGTACGATTGCGAGCGGAGCGAAGCAAACCCTTGATAGGTAGTGCTTCAAATAAACAGATTGCTTCGGCTGCGCCTCGCAATGACAGTATAATTAAACAGATTGCTTCGGTCGCTGCGCTCCCTCGCAATGACAGTTTTGTGTTTTAGTGACATTTTTTTTAATTTTCATCGGTTTTTCAAAGCCTCCTTACATTACAAAAAAAACTATTATTTTGCATTGCAAAGATAAAAAAAATAAGTACTTGCACAATATAAATATTCATAACTATAAAGAAGAAAAAACAAAACAAATAAATAATATGAAATTTTTTGATATTCCTCGTCACTCATTACCCCACTTCTCAACTTTCTTGCAAAGGCTGCCCTGCTTTCTGGATAAGCTACAATTGAAGTAGTGATCACTTCAGCGCTATTTATAAGAGACTTAACATTATCTGTATCTGTCTCCTGAACATATAATTTTACAAGACTGCTTGTATCCAGGTAAATTATCATCTTCTATCCTCTATAACAATATCCGAAATGGATTTGCCTTTAATAATTGGTGCGTTTTTAAGTCCTGTAGGTTTCCCCCCCCCCCCCAGGTAATATATCCTTCTTTAATGAGTTCTTTAAGTCTTTTTTGGACTTTATCCTTTTCCATTGAATTTTTTTTCACATTAATTAAAGTATCGCTTATGTCTTTTTTATTCTTCTGTTTTAAGGCAAAACCTAAAATTTCATTTATTGCCTTAATAAGGGATATATCGTTTATTTGTCTTAAACGCTGTATAACTGATAATTTTTCTACTTGTATATCCATAATTTTATACTTTTATTATTTACAAATATAGCAAAATTATGGGCATCTCTAAAAACTACACCATACATTCCCCTCTATCAAGAGGGGCAAGGGGTGTGTTTTAAAAAATATGTAGTTTTTAGAGATGCCCTTAATAAACCGGCAATTTATTCCATGCCTCATCTTTATCCCGCCACTCAAAATAATCCTTCACCCCCTTCTCACCACTTTCGATCAATGCCTTGATCTTTTCTTCTTTGAGCTTAAAATCGGTAGTTTTTACATCCAAAGTGTCAATAAAGATCGTTCTGTTCCAATCATCAGAATGAAGATGTGCTTTGTTTGCCATGTCCATCATAAAATCAAGCAATCCCAAGGCATAATCTTTAAAACTATTGATCTTAATGGGTACATTTTTCCAATCGTCCCTGTTGTATTTGATCACTTCCTTTGAATCTAATCTGAATCCCAATGTTTCGCAATTGAAAACATAACCGTCAGCATCAGGTGTTTTGCCTACGGTATTCTTCTCGTTTGATAAATATTTTATGTTGTCAAACAGATTGATTGGGTAATTATAAGTTACCCCGCCATCTACCATCACATCGCCAAACTTTTTTACCGACCTGAAATACAATGGTATGCTCATTGACATTCTCACAGTATCCCTGATAGGTACACTCGGAGAGGTTTCAAATGAAAATTTTTCAGCGTATTGCTGGGTTAGGTTTGTAGAAATAACATACAACTGCCGGAATTTAGCTTTATCATGGTTAATTGCGTTGTTGAGGTCTCTGAATGTGAATCTTGCCGAACCTGTTTTTGCTTTTATCTTTTCACCGATCCATTCCCTGAATGCATCCCCTTTGAACCACCCATACCCTTTAAATAACCTGTACAGGTTCACCGGGAGGCTGCTTTTATCTTCAAAGTTCTTGAAATCAGTTTCAGCAATGATCTTTGATACCTCTGCAGAACTATAATCCAATGCCAAAAGTGTTGCATTAATAGCGCCTGCAGAAGTACCGGCAACCCTGATGATATTGGATAAGACCCCTTTTTTATCAAGCGCCTCCAAAGCCCCGCCATAGGCAATTCCTTTTACACCGCCTCCTTCAAATACAAGATTTTTAAAGTTGTAATGCATATTTCGATACCAATATACTTATTTATAATGCTAATATACTAATGATACGAATAGGGTATAATGCTAATATACTAATTTATACTAATGATACGAATATTTTTACTCTGCTTCTTAATATAGATTTCTTTATTAGTATCATTAGTATTCATTAGTATATTAGCATTTTATTATTCGTATTATTAGTATTCATTAGTATATTTGCATTTTATTATTAGTATATGGAAACCTTACAAAAAGAAGAAGCCGTTGTCCTTGACGTTGTAATATCCGATCAGATCAAGCAATTAGTGGTTTTTAATGATGATTTCAATACCTTTGATTTCGTTATTGAGACACTGATTGAAATTTGTCATCATAGCCCTGAACAGGCAGAACAATGTACCTGGATCATTCATTATAAAGGAAAATGCAAGGTAAAATCGGGTGCTTTCAATGTGATCAAGGCTATGCGAGAGGCAATATGTGACAGGGGGATTTCTGCGGAGATCCTTTAAAAGATTGCTCTACTCTCCTATAGTTCTAGTGTTTAGTTGCGTAAGTTTTCTATAGATTTGCAAACAGGTTTTGAGTTTGAAAAAATTATTTATTTTTCTACTATTTAGTTGCGTTTATCTTATACAATCCTGCACCCCTGATTTTGATGTGAATGCGGAGTGGGAAGAGATCACTGTGATCTATGGTATTTTAGATGCCAGCGAGTATTATCATCACGTGAAAGTCAACAAAGCTTTTTTAAATACAAATTCTGATGCCCTGCTGATCGCTTCTTCCATGCCTGATTCTTCATACCATTATGACAGCATTACTGTGCAACTGTACAAATTAGATGCGGATGAAAATATTATTGAAACATACTCATTGGATACGATATTTATCAATAATAAGGATCAAGGGCTTTTTTATTATCCCGGTCAGATCATATATCAGAGCGATTCTGTTGTATTGGATGAAACAAAGAATTACAAGATCTTAGTAACCAATACCAGAACCGGCAAAGTTACCGGGGCTATTACTCCTATAGTTAATTCTTTTAAGATATCAAGTTATCCCAGTGATTTCACTATTGATGGCTACATCAGGTTTTTTGCGGCTATAAACGCAACTATTTACAAAGCAACTATTAATGTTAACTACCAGTAAGATTCGAATGGAGTTATTACGAACCACACTTTAAAATGGATTGTAAAATCAAGCCTGACAAATCCAGGCAAGAACCCTAAGATACTCATAGAAGCAGGAACTTTTTTTAACTTTTTAGCAGCTTCAATAGATAGCACCAAGGATTACAAAAACTTAATAAGAACAATGGGACAGCTTGAATTTGTAGTATATGCCGGTTCTGAAGACCTTGAGAAATATATTAATGTAAATTATAATTATTCAGCTATCACACAGACTAAACCATTCTTTACAAATGTAGACGGTGGTGCAGGATTGTTCGCCTCCAGGTATAGACAAAGTGAATTTGGTAGCATTAATCAAAAAAGTATTGATTATATCATAAATAATTATCCGGGGTTGAAGTTTAAGTAACTTGTTGTAGTGCAAAGTGCAAAGCCCCGCCATTTGGCGGGGCTTTGCACTTTGCACTATGCGCTAATACTGCCATAATGTCATTATAAATCCACTTGGCACGTAGGTTGTTAATGTATTTGCTCATTAAATAAAAAAAAATAAAACCATTTTAATAATATATAATCATGGGAAAAATCATAGGAATCGACCTTGGAACAACAAACTCATGCGTTGCAGTGATGGAAGGCAACGAACCTGTTGTTATTCCAAACAGCGAAGGTAAACGTACAACGCCTTCTATTGTTGCCTTTTTGGATGAAGGGAAAGGAGAACGCAAAGTAGGAGATCCTGCAAAAAGGCAGGCTATTACCAATCCCCAGAATACCGTCATGTCTATAAAACGCTTTATGGGTAGGAAATTCTCGGATGTAGATAAAGAAATAAAACAGGTTTCCTTTACAGTAGAAAAAGGCAATAATGATACGGCAAGGGTAAAAATAGGTGACAGGCATTATACCCCGCAGGAGATCTCTGCGATTGTGCTGCAAAAAATGAAAACCACTGCCGAAGATTATTTGGGCACTACTGTAAAAGAAGCTGTTATTACAGTTCCGGCTTATTTTAATGATGCTCAAAGGCAGGCCACCAAAGAAGCAGGTGAGATTGCGGGCCTTGATGTGAAGCGTATTATCAATGAACCTACTGCAGCAGCTTTGGCTTATGGCATGGACAAGAAAAACAAGGATATGAAAATTGCTGTTTTTGATCTGGGCGGTGGTACTTTTGATGTTTCTGTTCTTGAGCTTGGCGATGGCGTTTTTGAGGTTAAATCTACCAATGGAGATACACACCTTGGCGGTGATGACTTTGATGAGGTGGTCATTAACTGGCTGGCTGATGAATTTAAAAAAGATGAAGGGCTTGATCCCAAAAAAGACCCCATGTCCATGCAGAGGCTGAAAGAGGCTGCCGAAAAGGCAAAGATTGAACTTTCCAGCTCTAAAGAAACCGAGATCAATTTGCCTTATATCATGAGTGTGGATGGCGTGCCCAAACATCTTGTAAAAAAATTAACCAGGGCTAAATTTGAGCAATTAACCGATCATCTTATCCAGAAAACCCTGGAACCTTGTAAAAAGGCAATAAAGGACGCAGGCATTCCTGCTTCAGATATTAACGAAGTGATCCTTGTTGGAGGTTCTACAAGAATACCCAAAATTCAGGAAGAAGTTGAGAAATTCTTTGGTAAAAAGCCTTCAAAAGGGGTAAATCCTGACGAGGTAGTTGCCGTAGGCGCTGCTATTCAAGGCGGAGTATTAACCGGTGAAGTAAAAGATGTACTGCTGCTTGATGTT is from Cytophagales bacterium and encodes:
- a CDS encoding patatin-like phospholipase family protein; this encodes MHYNFKNLVFEGGGVKGIAYGGALEALDKKGVLSNIIRVAGTSAGAINATLLALDYSSAEVSKIIAETDFKNFEDKSSLPVNLYRLFKGYGWFKGDAFREWIGEKIKAKTGSARFTFRDLNNAINHDKAKFRQLYVISTNLTQQYAEKFSFETSPSVPIRDTVRMSMSIPLYFRSVKKFGDVMVDGGVTYNYPINLFDNIKYLSNEKNTVGKTPDADGYVFNCETLGFRLDSKEVIKYNRDDWKNVPIKINSFKDYALGLLDFMMDMANKAHLHSDDWNRTIFIDTLDVKTTDFKLKEEKIKALIESGEKGVKDYFEWRDKDEAWNKLPVY
- a CDS encoding type II toxin-antitoxin system VapC family toxin, with the translated sequence MIIYLDTSSLVKLYVQETDTDNVKSLINSAEVITTSIVAYPESRAAFARKLRSGVMSDEEYQKISYYLFVLFFLLYSYEYLYCASTYFFYLCNAK
- a CDS encoding T9SS type A sorting domain-containing protein, whose amino-acid sequence is MKTINKTPKKGYPMLTHTEELQHTGVKSLPRWISYYSTRGLLFNRAKTAIVAVSIIACCLLPAANCFSQSLQWAFGMGDTSDDLGFDIVLDGSGNIYVTGSFMGTLEFVPALDTLISAGKEDIFLAKFDSSGSLIWARRAGGDSTDEARSVALDDFGNIYITGNFSDTAYFGADTLIANSSAWDIFLAKYDASGFFIGAVGFGSSGTTRDDFGRSISTDASGNVYVTGVFTDTADFDPGPGTDTLISNGNDGMFIVKFDSAGNHIWAFSIDGTANPNNYGPWGFIADASGNLYITGVFEGIKDFDPVGTVNLTAVDSAEIFLAKYDSSGNIVWAKSMGGSGIDKAYSISQDIFGNIYISGEFTGTANFNPAGTDTLVSNGVDVFLAKYDPSGNYLWAFNLDNVAGLDVANYIVNDEVGNVYLSAIITGTTDFNPGPGTDTLTNAGDGDIFIAKYDSAGGFLSVVSMGGPGFDLALGIEADALGNLFLTGVFSDTADFDPGVGITNLISNGGFEIFIAKYSTPPPPLAIAFIPDTNFRNFLVANYPTFMDANDSLLIDSAATLTGTLDCSAQNIADLTGVQYFVNIGILYCFNNQLTALPDLSNNTALQQLHCAFNQLTALPDLSNNTALLRIYCYSNQLTALPALTNNTALQWLYCYNNQLTTLPDLTNNTTLQQLRCYNNPLTALPDLTNNIALQWLDCYNNKLDFSDARELRIADIISTLTTYTYSPQNPFGVADTFNLYTGYTLSLSIASQDSALSYQWFRGTDTIAGATDTLLVIPNVTLADSGVYICRSYGTALDTNNMIFVPGITEFVSEPFTVIIVPDTRPKAFIPDTNFRAFLNTTYPTFMDGSGDSLLIDSAATLTGTLNCSAQNIADLTGVQYFVNIGILYCFNNQLTALLALDSLTSLQQLYCNNNQLTALPDLSANTALQQLYCNANQLTALPDLSANTALQVLNCVNNQLTALPDLSANTALQFLYCYNNQLTALPDLSANTALQGLYCYGNKLDFSDARELRIADTISSLIAYTYSPQNPFGVADTFNFFTGDTLKLSIANQDSALSYQWFRGVDTIAGATDTLLVIPNATLADSGVYTSRSYGTALDTNNMIWAPGITEFVSEPFTVNISSMPPFVAKAFIPDTNFRNFLNATYPGFMVGDSLLIDSAATLTGTLNCSAQNIADLTGVEYFVNIAWLYCYTNLLTALPALGSLTALQRLICYSNYLTVLPDFSANTALQYLQCHFNQLTALPALDSLTALQRLLCDNNLLTALPDLTINTALQILSCFNNQLTSLPDLSANPALLILDCQNNKFDFSDARELRIADTISTLIAYSYSPQNPFGVADTFNLNMGDTLVLSIASQDSALSYQWFRGADTIAGGTDTLLIIPNVTVADSGVYTCRSYGTALDTNNMTFAPGIISFVSEPLSVKINMLPSLKAFIPDTNFRNFLVANYPSFMDANDSLLIDSAATLTGTLDCNSQNIADLTGVEYFVNITWLYCQINQLTSLPDLSANTSLTRLICSANQLTTLPDLSANTTLLWIYCQSNLLDSLPDLTNNTALTELRCHTNQLTALPNLSANIALTQLQCYNNQLTVLPDLSNNTSLVLLYCFDNQLTSLPDLSANTALVDLRCLNNKFDFSDARELRIADTTSTLTTYFYSPQNPFGMADTFNFNEGDTLILSIASQDSALSYQWFRGTDTITGATDTLLTIPNVTLADSGIYTCRSYGTALLFPSHMSFSPGISSFVSEPFKVNIFSGALTASISYIKNVSCNGVQDGEAAVTATGGTPPYTYQWDDPLAQTTDTAKYLLAGNYSVIVTDSAGAVDTAFVTITEPFVLTAIITGTNVTSCGGSDGAANLIVSGGTQPYTFNWLSGDTTEDLAGLSAGTYSVSVTDSNGCTANASVTISEPPAITLGIIGTDVTTCGGSNGTANLTVIGGVAPYTFIWSTGATTEDITSLVPGTYSVTVIDSNGCTVSDAVTISGFATITVSFTTTGALCNGQCDGSATVTASGGTPPYTYLWSDGQTDSTAANLCAGTYNIIVTDANACEATGSVNVSEPAPLTLTMTTFDATCGNSDGIAIVSASGGIAPYEYSWSSGDTTETDSALAAGINYVIVTDTNGCIAYGVAAISNTTPTITLNSVVNLNCSADADGSIDISVSGGLLPYTFLWSNGGTTEDISGLIGGIYEVTVADSTGCIATQSITVSAPAPLTLSVTEVDASCNGSDGSATVNVSGGTPPYSYFWSTFGTDSSQSGLAAGIYLVNVFDANGCFNSITAVISNAGGPVITLNLQTNTSCGSPSGGAIDINVTGGALPYTYLWSNGLTTQDINNLTDTSYNVIITDSNGCIGTASFSISQKLPLSQAICIVTVDSATGKNLIVWEKNPGPSFYNIYKEGTAANVYFLLASVPYDSVSTFLDILADPKQRSWRYKITAVDSCGNESALSQLHKTMHLTMNLGLGGVINLIWDHYEGFNFGTYYIYRGTLALPSLDSIYAIASNNHSWTDLNPPVTPELFYQVAAVHPTECSPTFLTLGALGTPDQKKVLVYNSARSNVSNRLVPTGIPNLRGFQNLVSFNVYPNPYMGKTEITWFLNKKANVSLEVYNILGKKIEILVNEEQISGKHRYSFSAKGLGYTSGVYVLKLIVDDGVYTKQLVEF
- a CDS encoding ATP-dependent Clp protease adaptor ClpS; its protein translation is METLQKEEAVVLDVVISDQIKQLVVFNDDFNTFDFVIETLIEICHHSPEQAEQCTWIIHYKGKCKVKSGAFNVIKAMREAICDRGISAEIL
- a CDS encoding GIY-YIG nuclease family protein — its product is MDKICHVYILTNKNHTVLYTGVTSDLFTRVYEHKEKLYKGFTSKYNVNKLVYYEEFDDIEEAIAREKQIKAGSRKRKIELINSMNPEWNDLYDNLEW